Genomic DNA from Myxococcales bacterium:
CAACCACCTCAAGCGCGACAAAGCTGGCGAAGATTGGCTGCGCAAGCCACGCCGGCCGGTCGACCGACACTTGCCAGCGCATACGCGAAAACTCGGTGGCCCAAAACGTCAGCGCGCCGCTATAGCGCGCGCGGCCCTTGGTCCACGCTGGGTCAAGGTCGTCGCTGCCAACGCCGTCGATGGCGGTGCTCGTCGAGCCATACTCATAGCGCGCCCCGGCGCCCCATCGCTTGGCAAACCGCCACGTCGCTTGCGCATAGCCTGAAATGTCGGACAGCAAGGCATGCGGCACCTGGCGGCGACGCAGCAGCCATTCGGTCTGCAAGGTCACCTGGGTGGTGCTCGCCTCGGTAATGGGACGGTACTTGAGGAAGGCGTCGACGCCCCACACATCGGTGCGATTGTCGTGGCCGGTGCCATTTGGGCCCGTCGCGAACGAGACGCCGCCGAGCAGCGACCAGTTTGCTGAAATATCGGCAAACTGCTTGAGCGCGATAGTCGCCTGCACATCGAGCGGCGACTCAACCGGCAAATCATTCGCTCCAAAAAAGCTGCGCGCCGTGGACTCTCCGCTGGCGTCGGTCGCCGAGGCTACGAGCTCGGCGTACCACGACGTCGGCAACAGCCACGACGCCTCGACGCCAAGCCCGCGATTACCCTCGCCACCAAACACGCGGCCGATGGCAAAGGGTTGGTCGACAAAGTCCCAGCTATGAGGATGGGTGGCATTGCCGCGGCCAAAGCGAGTGAGAAATTGCCCGGCGCGCACCTGCAAGCGATGTGGCAGCACCAGCGTCGTGGCGTAGGCCTCTTCGATCTCGACGCCAAACTGGCTAAACACCAGATTGCCGTCGAAGCGAAAATACGGATCGACCGCCTTGCCGATTGAAAGCTCAAGTTGTTGCAGCACGAACCCCGCCTCGGTCGGATCGTGGCCGCCGGTCTGTAAGTTATCCTTTTCGCTAAACCACGCCGCCGCGACATCGAGAATAAACGCCATGTCGGGGTTCATCGACACGCCTGCGCCCGCCGCCGCACCGCCGCTTCCGCGCGCGCTGCTGGCTGACGCAGGCCCCGCCGCCGCGTCGGTGGCAAGCGCCGCCGCCAGCTCGGCCTCGAGGTCCTCGTCGCTAGGTGTTGGGGCTTCCGCTGTCGTCTCGATCGGGGGCGCTTGCGCTGGTGTTGGCGGCGGCTCAATCGGTTGCGCGAGTGCAGAAGTTGCGGCGAGCAGCGCTACGAGCGTAACTACCCTTCGGCACGACCGGCGCGGCGAGCAACGTTGGTGGACCACAAGAGTTGTTTGGCATGTAGCGTAGAAGGCGACAAGGTCCGCCGCGCTAAAGTGCCGGGTTGCCGGGCGATTGCGGTCACTTGCGGCGTCGCGCGGCCATGTCCATCGTGGTATTTACGAGAGATGGAACGAACCATTTTCGCCCGTCGGGTTTGCCTAATTAGCGTGTTCGCCACATTGCTGCTCGGTTGTTCGCCCAAAGACGCAAAGGTGTCCTCCCCGGTAGATTCCGCGGCTGTGCCAGCCGGTGCCGCAGCCACGGGGGACGCCGCCGCGTCGTCGCCCACGCCTGTCGCCGGCGTGTTTCAGAGCGCGGCGATGGACGCGTTTCTCGAAAGTTATGGCCGCTACAATGGCGAGGCGGCGAGGTTCTCGGGCTACGTGCTGGTGACCAAAAACGGCAAGCCGATTTATGAGAAGGCGACGTGTTGCCTCGATCATGGCAAGACGGCCAAGCCCGATCACCACACCAACGTTCGCCTCGGCTCCATCAGCAAGCAGTTCGCCGCGACGGCGATCATGTTGCTGGTGCAAGACGGCAAGCTTGCGGTGACCGATACCATCGGCAAGCACTTGCCAAAATATCCCAAGGTCGGGCGCGACCTCACCATTCACCAATTGCTGACCCACACCTCGGTATTCCGAGCTACACCGCGATGCCCGAGGTGTTCGACCTCCGCGCCAAACCCTTGACGCCGGCCGCGCTGCTTAAGACGTTTTGGGACAAGCCGCTCGAATTTGCCCCCGGGAGCAAATTTTCCTACTCCAACTCGGGCTATGCGGTGCTCGCGGCCATCGTCGAGGCAGTTAGCAAACAGCCCTACGCTGAATTTGCCCTTGAGCGGATGTTTAGGCCCGCAGGGCTTGTGCGCACCGTTGTCGGCGATGCGGCTGGCCTGCCCAACCGCGCCGATGGCTTTACGGTCAACGACGACGGCGCGTTGGTCCCCGCCAAGGCGATCGACATGTCGGTGCCGCTTGGCGC
This window encodes:
- a CDS encoding zinc-regulated TonB-dependent outer membrane receptor, giving the protein MVHQRCSPRRSCRRVVTLVALLAATSALAQPIEPPPTPAQAPPIETTAEAPTPSDEDLEAELAAALATDAAAGPASASSARGSGGAAAGAGVSMNPDMAFILDVAAAWFSEKDNLQTGGHDPTEAGFVLQQLELSIGKAVDPYFRFDGNLVFSQFGVEIEEAYATTLVLPHRLQVRAGQFLTRFGRGNATHPHSWDFVDQPFAIGRVFGGEGNRGLGVEASWLLPTSWYAELVASATDASGESTARSFFGANDLPVESPLDVQATIALKQFADISANWSLLGGVSFATGPNGTGHDNRTDVWGVDAFLKYRPITEASTTQVTLQTEWLLRRRQVPHALLSDISGYAQATWRFAKRWGAGARYEYGSTSTAIDGVGSDDLDPAWTKGRARYSGALTFWATEFSRMRWQVSVDRPAWLAQPIFASFVALEVVVGAHGAHKF
- a CDS encoding beta-lactamase family protein; this translates as MPAGAAATGDAAASSPTPVAGVFQSAAMDAFLESYGRYNGEAARFSGYVLVTKNGKPIYEKATCCLDHGKTAKPDHHTNVRLGSISKQFAATAIMLLVQDGKLAVTDTIGKHLPKYPKVGRDLTIHQLLTHTSVFRATPRCPRCSTSAPNP